The proteins below come from a single Oncorhynchus tshawytscha isolate Ot180627B linkage group LG22, Otsh_v2.0, whole genome shotgun sequence genomic window:
- the LOC112222080 gene encoding 60S ribosomal protein L22 translates to MAPVKKQSTKGSKGGKKKKQVLKFTLDCTHPVEDGIMDAANFEQFLQERIKVNGKAGNLGGGVVSIERSKSKITVSSEVPFSKRYLKYLTKKYLKKNNLRDWLRVVANTKESYELRYFQINQDEEEEEDED, encoded by the exons ATGGCTCCTGTG AAGAAGCAGAGCACCAAGGGGTCCAAGGGTGGCAAGAAGAAGAAGCAGGTCCTGAAGTTCACTCTGGACTGCACCCACCCTGTTGAAGATGGCATCATGGATGCTGCCAACTTT GAGCAGTTCCTCCAGGAGCGCATCAAGGTGAATGGGAAAGCTGGAAACctgggtggtggtgtggtgtctaTTGAGAGGAGTAAGAGCAAGATCACAGTTTCCTCCGAGGTCCCCTTCTCCAAAAG ATATCTGAAATATCTGACCAAGAAGTACTTGAAGAAAAACAATCTTCGCGACTGGCTGCGCGTTGTGGCCAACACCAAGGAGAGCTACGAGCTGCGTTACTTCCAGATCAatcaggatgaggaggaggaggaagatgaggattaA
- the icmt gene encoding protein-S-isoprenylcysteine O-methyltransferase, with protein MAGKLVLEGKISIISFLLGLGVVIIPLIRTFAVHLDWVFDYLTGVRGKIAIAVYIAVINGFLLIIYKGPLYKVAVRACFLGFTFGCGLIISFSQTTWTHFGWYMCSLSFFHYSEYLVTAIINPRSLSLDSFLLNHSVEYTVAAVSSWVEFTIEKLTVPEMKQLSWLSLVGLVMVLCGDFLRKSAMLTAGSNFNHIVQNEKAQSHVLVTDGVYAFFRHPSYVGWFYWSIGTQVMLCNPVCIAGYTMASWRFFRERIEEEELSLIHFFAEDYLEYKKKVGTGLPFISGIRINSS; from the exons ATGGCAGGCAAGTTGGTGTTAGAGGGGAAAATAAGTATAATAAGCTTTCTTTTAGGACTGGGTGTTGTTATAATTCCCCTTATTAGAACATTCGCTGTACATCTTGACTGGGTATTCGACTATCTCACTGGAGTGAGGGGGAAAATAGCTATTGCTGTGTACATCGCTGTTATCAATGGCTTCTTGCTTATCATATACAAGGGACCTCTATATAAG GTTGCTGTGCGAGCCTGCTTCCTTGGCTTTACTTTTGGGTGTGGCTTGATCATAAGCTTTTCCCAAACCACATGGACACACTTTGGTTG GTACATGTGCTCCTTGTCTTTCTTCCACTACTCCGAGTACCTGGTGACAGCCATCATTAACCCCCGCAGCCTGTCTCTGGACTCATTCCTTCTCAACCACAGTGTGGAGTACACTGTGGCTGCTGTGTCCTCATGGGTGGAGTTCACCATAGAGAAGCTCACTGTCCCAG AGATGAAGCAGCTGAGCTGGCTCAGCCTGGTGGGCCTGGTGATGGTGCTGTGTGGAGACTTCCTGCGTAAGTCTGCCATGCTGACAGCCGGCTCCAACTTCAACCACATCGTCCAGAACGAGAAGGCCCAGAGCCACGTGCTGGTCACGGATGGGGTCTATGCCTTCTTCAGACACCCCTCCTACGTGGGATGGTTCTACTGGAGCATTGGCACACAG GTGATGCTGTGCAACCCTGTCTGCATCGCAGGCTATACCATGGCAAGCTGGCGCTTCTTCCGTGAACGGATTGAGGAGGAGGAGCTTTCTCTCATCCATTTCTTTGCAGAGGACTACCTGGAGTACAAAAAGAAGGTGGGCACCGGCCTGCCGTTTATTTCGGGCATCCGCATCAACAGCTCCTAG
- the LOC112221442 gene encoding ciliogenesis-associated TTC17-interacting protein-like, whose amino-acid sequence MNLETLEVFGVERTVDSVEDIPSTWQVLQEELKGEHASYLRQHPDFRAMMADFLQFLLLRKPSDVIMFACEDFSPGGPLQHLFTLRTYCGFLSKAL is encoded by the exons ATGAATCTGGAGACACTGGAGGTGtttggggtggagaggacagtggactcAGTGGAGGACATCCCATCCACTTGGCA GGTGTTACAGGAGGAGTTGAAGGGGGAGCATGCCTCGTACCTGCGGCAGCACCCGGATTTCCGTGCCATGATGGCCGACTTCTTGCAGTTCCTGTTACTACGAAAACCAAGCGACGTCATCATGTTCGCCTGTGAAGACTTCTCCCCTGGGGGGCCTCTTCAACACCTCTTCACCTTGAGGACATACTGTGGCTTCCTCTCAAAGGCCCTTTAG